One segment of Cellulomonas fulva DNA contains the following:
- the rpsO gene encoding 30S ribosomal protein S15, with product MSLDAATKQAIMTEYATHEGDTGSPEVQIAVLTQRIKDLTEHLKEHKHDHHSRRGLLLLVGRRRRLLGYLQKIDINRYRSLIERLGLRR from the coding sequence GTGTCCCTCGACGCTGCCACCAAGCAGGCCATCATGACCGAGTACGCCACCCACGAGGGCGACACCGGTTCCCCCGAGGTCCAGATCGCTGTCCTGACGCAGCGCATCAAGGACCTGACCGAGCACCTCAAGGAGCACAAGCACGACCACCACAGCCGCCGCGGCCTGCTGCTGCTCGTCGGTCGTCGTCGTCGCCTGCTCGGCTACCTGCAGAAGATCGACATCAACCGCTACCGCTCGCTGATCGAGCGTCTCGGTCTGCGTCGCTGA
- a CDS encoding polyribonucleotide nucleotidyltransferase, with amino-acid sequence MEGPEIQFAEAVIDNGRFGTRTVRFETGRLAKQAAGAAAAYLDGDTMLLSATTAGKHPKEQFDFFPLTIDVEERQYAAGKIPGSFFRREGRPSTEAILACRLVDRPLRPLFVKGLRNEVQVVITVLAIHPDDAYDVLAINAASISTQLSGLPFSGPVGGVRIALVDGQWVAFPRYSERERATFDMVVAGRVVENAAGESDVAIAMIEAEAPEKSWNLIKNEGGQAPTEEIVAQGLEAAKPFIKVLVEAQAELAAKAAKETQVFPTFPDYQDDAYAAVEAASSARLGEALSIADKQTREGRLDEIKAEVLGELAEQFAGREKELSAAYRSVQKKLIRQRILTDGFRIDGRGLRDIRTLSAEVEVLPRVHGSALFERGETQILGVTTLNMLRMEQQLDTLSPETRKRYMHNYNFPPYSTGETGRVGSPKRREIGHGALAERALMPVLPSREEFPYAIRQVSEALGSNGSTSMGSVCASTLSLLNAGVPLRAPVAGIAMGLVSDTVDGETRYAALTDILGAEDAFGDMDFKVAGTREFVTAIQLDTKLDGIPASVLGGALTQAKEARLAILDVIAEAIDVPDEMSPFAPRVITVKVPVDKIGEVIGPKGKMINQIQEETGADISIEDDGTVYIGATDGPSAEAARAAINAIANPHMPEVGERFVGTVVKTTTFGAFVSLSPGKDGLLHISQIRKLVGGKRVENVEDVLAIGQKVQVEIGEIDPRGKLSLHAVVDDAGEAAPADSSDAPAPADA; translated from the coding sequence GTGGAGGGTCCCGAGATCCAGTTCGCCGAGGCCGTGATCGACAACGGTCGCTTCGGCACCCGCACCGTCCGCTTCGAGACGGGCCGCCTGGCCAAGCAGGCCGCCGGCGCTGCCGCCGCCTACCTGGACGGCGACACGATGCTGCTGTCGGCCACCACGGCCGGCAAGCACCCCAAGGAGCAGTTCGACTTCTTCCCGCTGACGATCGACGTCGAGGAGCGGCAGTACGCCGCGGGCAAGATCCCCGGCTCGTTCTTCCGTCGCGAGGGCCGCCCCTCGACCGAGGCGATCCTGGCGTGCCGCCTGGTCGACCGCCCGCTGCGCCCCCTGTTCGTCAAGGGCCTGCGCAACGAGGTCCAGGTCGTCATCACCGTCCTGGCGATCCACCCGGACGACGCGTACGACGTTCTGGCCATCAACGCCGCGTCGATCTCGACGCAGCTGTCCGGCCTGCCGTTCTCCGGCCCGGTCGGCGGCGTGCGCATCGCGCTGGTCGACGGCCAGTGGGTGGCGTTCCCGCGCTACTCCGAGCGTGAGCGCGCGACGTTCGACATGGTCGTCGCCGGCCGCGTCGTCGAGAACGCCGCGGGCGAGAGCGACGTCGCGATCGCGATGATCGAGGCCGAGGCGCCCGAGAAGTCGTGGAACCTCATCAAGAACGAGGGCGGCCAGGCGCCGACCGAGGAGATCGTCGCGCAGGGCCTCGAGGCGGCGAAGCCGTTCATCAAGGTCCTGGTCGAGGCGCAGGCCGAGCTCGCCGCGAAGGCCGCCAAGGAGACCCAGGTCTTCCCGACGTTCCCGGACTACCAGGACGACGCGTACGCCGCGGTCGAGGCCGCCTCGTCGGCCCGTCTGGGCGAGGCGCTGAGCATCGCGGACAAGCAGACCCGCGAGGGCCGCCTGGACGAGATCAAGGCCGAGGTCCTCGGCGAGCTCGCCGAGCAGTTCGCGGGCCGCGAGAAGGAGCTCTCCGCCGCGTACCGCTCGGTGCAGAAGAAGCTCATCCGCCAGCGCATCCTCACCGACGGGTTCCGCATCGACGGCCGTGGCCTGCGGGACATCCGCACGCTCTCGGCCGAGGTCGAGGTCCTGCCCCGCGTGCACGGCTCGGCGCTGTTCGAGCGCGGCGAGACCCAGATCCTGGGCGTCACCACGCTGAACATGCTCCGGATGGAGCAGCAGCTCGACACGCTCTCCCCGGAGACGCGCAAGCGCTACATGCACAACTACAACTTCCCGCCCTACTCGACCGGTGAGACGGGGCGCGTGGGCTCGCCCAAGCGCCGCGAGATCGGTCACGGCGCGCTCGCCGAGCGGGCGCTCATGCCGGTCCTGCCGAGCCGCGAGGAGTTCCCCTACGCGATCCGTCAGGTCTCCGAGGCGCTGGGCTCCAACGGCTCGACGTCGATGGGCTCGGTCTGCGCCTCGACCCTCTCGCTGCTCAACGCCGGTGTGCCGCTGCGCGCGCCGGTCGCGGGCATCGCGATGGGCCTGGTCTCCGACACCGTGGACGGTGAGACGCGCTACGCCGCCCTCACCGACATCCTGGGTGCCGAGGACGCGTTCGGTGACATGGACTTCAAGGTCGCCGGGACGCGCGAGTTCGTCACGGCGATCCAGCTCGACACCAAGCTCGACGGCATCCCCGCCTCGGTGCTCGGTGGCGCGCTCACGCAGGCCAAGGAGGCGCGTCTCGCGATCCTCGACGTCATCGCCGAGGCGATCGACGTGCCCGACGAGATGAGCCCGTTCGCCCCGCGCGTCATCACGGTGAAGGTCCCGGTCGACAAGATCGGCGAGGTCATCGGCCCGAAGGGCAAGATGATCAACCAGATCCAGGAGGAGACCGGCGCCGACATCTCCATCGAGGACGACGGCACGGTCTACATCGGCGCGACCGACGGTCCGTCGGCCGAGGCGGCGCGGGCCGCGATCAACGCGATCGCGAACCCGCACATGCCCGAGGTCGGCGAGCGCTTCGTCGGGACCGTCGTCAAGACGACCACCTTCGGTGCGTTCGTCTCGCTGTCGCCGGGCAAGGACGGTCTGCTGCACATCAGCCAGATCCGCAAGCTCGTCGGCGGCAAGCGCGTCGAGAACGTCGAGGACGTCCTGGCCATCGGCCAGAAGGTCCAGGTCGAGATCGGCGAGATCGACCCGCGCGGCAAGCTGTCGCTGCACGCCGTCGTGGACGACGCAGGCGAGGCGGCGCCGGCCGACTCGTCCGACGCGCCGGCTCCGGCCGACGCCTGA
- a CDS encoding M16 family metallopeptidase, with amino-acid sequence MPLDLPLVRQGLPGAEQAAGQDGDAHVRRSVLPGGVRVLTEHMPGLRSATVGAWVGVGSRDEESGHFGSTHFLEHLLFKGTARRTAMDIAEAFDEVGGEANAATGKEHTCYYARVLDTDLPMAVDVIADMVTSARLDADELETERGVILEELAMNDDDPSDVVHEQFATAVLGEHPLGRPIGGTPDTIRAVPRDAVWEHYRWHYRPETLVVSAAGGVDHDQLCAQVSDALAAGGWDLSGEGSPRGRRAPARGLDAGEQGLPAVGAERSVRRHTEQANVVVGCTSLTATDDRRFTLSVLNAVLGGGMSSRLFQEVREKRGLAYSTYSFASGHSDTGVFGLYAGCTPAKVDEVVALMVAEWERLADAPITSAELARSVGQLSGGLVLGMEDSGSRMSRLGKAELVHGELLSIDESLERVRAVTVEDVQELAAELASRPRSVVRVGPFGD; translated from the coding sequence GTGCCGCTCGACCTCCCGCTCGTGCGCCAGGGACTCCCTGGCGCCGAGCAGGCCGCCGGGCAGGACGGCGACGCCCACGTGCGTCGCTCGGTCCTGCCCGGCGGGGTCCGCGTCCTGACCGAGCACATGCCCGGTCTGCGCTCGGCGACCGTCGGCGCGTGGGTCGGCGTCGGCTCGCGTGACGAGGAGTCGGGCCACTTCGGCTCCACGCACTTCCTCGAGCACCTGCTCTTCAAGGGCACCGCCCGGCGCACCGCCATGGACATCGCCGAGGCGTTCGACGAGGTCGGGGGCGAGGCGAACGCCGCCACCGGCAAGGAGCACACGTGCTACTACGCGCGCGTGCTCGACACCGACCTGCCCATGGCGGTCGACGTGATCGCCGACATGGTGACCTCCGCGCGCCTCGACGCCGACGAGCTCGAGACCGAGCGCGGCGTGATCCTCGAAGAGCTCGCGATGAACGACGACGACCCGAGCGACGTGGTGCACGAGCAGTTCGCGACCGCGGTGCTCGGCGAGCACCCGCTCGGCCGCCCCATCGGCGGCACGCCGGACACGATCCGTGCGGTCCCGCGGGACGCGGTGTGGGAGCACTACCGCTGGCACTACCGGCCCGAGACGCTCGTCGTGAGCGCCGCGGGCGGGGTCGACCACGACCAGCTCTGCGCGCAGGTGTCCGACGCGCTCGCCGCGGGCGGCTGGGACCTGTCCGGCGAGGGATCGCCGCGGGGACGGCGCGCACCGGCGCGCGGCCTCGACGCGGGGGAGCAGGGCCTGCCCGCGGTCGGGGCCGAGCGGTCCGTCCGCCGGCACACCGAGCAGGCCAACGTCGTCGTGGGCTGCACGTCGCTCACCGCGACCGACGACCGACGGTTCACCCTCTCCGTGCTGAACGCGGTGCTGGGCGGCGGCATGTCGTCGCGCCTGTTCCAGGAGGTGCGCGAGAAGCGCGGCCTGGCGTACTCCACGTACTCGTTCGCGTCGGGGCACTCGGACACGGGCGTCTTCGGCCTGTACGCCGGGTGCACCCCCGCGAAGGTCGACGAGGTCGTCGCGCTCATGGTCGCGGAGTGGGAGCGCCTCGCGGACGCCCCCATCACGTCCGCGGAGCTCGCCCGCTCCGTCGGGCAGCTGTCCGGCGGGCTGGTGCTCGGCATGGAGGACTCCGGCTCGCGGATGAGCCGCCTCGGCAAGGCCGAGCTGGTGCACGGCGAGCTGCTGAGCATCGACGAGTCGCTCGAGCGCGTGCGCGCCGTGACCGTCGAGGACGTCCAGGAGCTCGCGGCCGAGCTCGCGTCGCGGCCGCGCTCGGTCGTCCGGGTCGGCCCGTTCGGGGACTGA